In Glycine max cultivar Williams 82 chromosome 4, Glycine_max_v4.0, whole genome shotgun sequence, the genomic stretch ACAAGTGATTTCTCTTAACCTAGCAACCTACTTCAAATAGTTGCATCATCTCAAAACCAAAATGTTGTCAAATACTTAGAAGCAGCTGCTATTTTGATGATTTCCACGATTAAGAAAATACAATATAAGAATGATAAGGTGCACTAGCTCCTATATACACCAGAGGGCTCGGCATTCTGAACAATCCAAGGGTGTTCGAGGAGTTTGTGCAATGGTAGACGTTGAGAGGAATCCTTGACCAGCAtctgctaataaaaaaaagaatagaggAAAAAGAGTTTACTCGGGCAATCCTTGAGAGAGACAACTTGACAAAAGAAAACCATAGTGCCTACACACAAGACGCAATACCTGACTAATGAGATCCTTTGCAGCTGAAGACACAATTGGTTTAGGAGGGAACTTCAGATCCACTTGTATTATCCTGCAAAATCGAAGGGTTTACATATGTTCAAATAGTCTTGCATGATGCTAATGCTAACTTATATTCAACTGCTTGGTGCTTACCTCCTGTAAGTATCAGAATGTTCTTTAGCCTCAAAAGGAGGGACTCCATAAAGAAACTCATAGCACAAGACACCAAGGCTCCATATATCCACACTCGCATCATGTTCTACACTCTCCACTGTTGAAATCAAAATTGTTTAGAAGAAATATTGACGTGTCATCCTATGGAGAGAGTAAcatataaaatttttgaaagagTGATTCATGTGGCATAAGCATACCCATCTCAGGAGGAAGGTAATCCAGTGTGCCACACATGGTCCGCCTGCGATTGAATGTGTGCACTGACCACCCAAAGTCTGCTATTTTCAACTCACCCTAACAATGAAAAGATGTTAACATAATAATGAGCACAAGGTGAGGATAACAAACAAAGGACCATATAAGAAACAGCAGCCTGGGTATGGATCACCTGTGAACCAATAAGAAGGTTCTCTGGTTTAATATCCCTATGTATTACATGCTTTCCATGGCAATATATAAGGGCTCGGGCCAATGATGCAACATACTGCCTCAAtcacaaaataaacattaatttgTCAGTCAGAATGAAATTTTGTAATCCACAAATAACAGCATATGGggagaggaaaagaaggaaTATTGCTGTATGATATATACTTACAGTAGCTGCACGCCTTTCACTGAAATATTTGCATTTTTGCAATTCCTTGTAAAGTTCACCTTTGGGTGCATActctaaaatcaaataaactcgTTTCTGCAAATAAGATATTTCACAGAAAATGTCAATAGCAGTGAATTTTAACCTCTTCAGCAATATCAGCATAAAAAAAACCATACCTGATCATAAAAGTATCCATAGAGGCGCAAAATGTGGGGATGTCGGAGATGACTCTGTATTTCAACTTCACGTCGAAGTTGATGCACAACTTGGGATTGTTGCAATTGACTCTTGAAGAGTACTTTCAAAGCAACAATATGATTACTCTGTATCAAACCACAATTCAGTTTCACAATTAAATTAACATGTGAAAACAATAAGGTGAAGAAAACCATTTCAGATATATAGAAATCAACAAAGCTCATGTATAATGCGATAGCTCTTATGATCAAACCAACAATTCCAAAATCCTGTTAGGTGAAGACACGTTAAATGCTCATGCAGTAGCTCTTGGGGCTTTAACTGTGGAAAATGCATAGCAGCTCACGCCCCTACGGTCCTTGTGTTGAAATGCAATTTTCAATTAGAAGAAAGAACAGTGGTGGTAAAGACGAAAAACCCTAGACCACTTTACCACAAAAAGGTTGTAATACCTTGTCAGAAACCAACAATTTCAAAAACTCGAGCTGCTACACCTCTGAACAGTTTCTCATTCAAATCTTCAATGAgaaatttatgagaaaaaatatgCGAGAATCACATACAAAGCTTGCCAAAGCAACCAAGAATAGCGCAAGCAAACTTTTCCCCAAACAAATGTAAACACAGGGCAAATAAATCAAGAAGGGAATGAAATAATCCATAGAAATTAGCACAATCACGAACTATCCACGATCAGCAGGAATTAGTACTGTAATTGTTAATTGAGAGAGAAAATCCGGAAATAATTGAAAACTCACAGTCTTCTCTCTGGCCAAATAGACGTGACCGAATTTTCCCCTTCCAAGAGGCTTTCCGATATCGAAATCGTTAAGCGTCCACCTTCTTTGCTCCGCAGCTGAACCCGAAACCTCCGAAGAATCCTGACAAAACGAACCACGAAAGAATCAGAACCATCACCAGGTTTTGTTGCCGATTAATCAATTCCACAAAGAGGAATAGTTTAGTTTCGAGATACGAAAACCCTAGATTTGAGAAACAAAGAaatggagagggagagagagagagagaccttGTGTTGTTGAGGCTGAGTCTCTGTTGCGATGGCCATGATGGATGGAAGCGCAAGGAATGGAGAGAGAAATTTTGGAGAGTGGTTTTAATGGACAGAGCCTCTGTTGTGTTGTGATGCGTTGCGTTTTGCATAAACACACAACTCAACAGATTTCTTTCTGCAACGGTCGAATAACGGATAGCGGGCCACGTGTTCCCATCCCACTTTCTACGCTTTTCaaatctttccttttctttcccaTGGCAGGAGGAGGAGCGTCTTCGTTAACACCATAATTATATGTCCAGAGTAGACCATAATAAAGTTGTTATATTAAgacagtaaaaaaaagttatgttaAGGATGAAAAGGTAGATATTTCTTGATAATGAAACTGCTATTTtaagaatgaaataaataattacaatttttaaatatttaaaaaacatttaatgaattttaataaggttttttttaaagttgagtgcgtttaaataaataaataattaaattaaatatttatttaatagttcTTTATTCAACTGAGGTTTTAGCTCTTCTTtctgtataaaaaaatcatatcaaatttatttataaatttaattatgaaatgtATTGAAacagattataaaaaaaatattttgatacatttttctttataatttactgaaatacattaaaaattcaaaaaatatatttcttatacttttattattaagttCTCTCATagagaattattattattagagtttaatgtttatgtatagtgtaaaataattttacattgttttttcaattacaaatcaatgtttaaattattttgatataattattttaaaaattaataaatttatcatgattAATTGTAATTAgatgattatgtaaaaaaaattgaatgatcttttgtctcttattattaatttctcAAAAAAGATTTAACTATTCTAAAatgttaagaaataaatatatatttattgttgatgtAGAATGAGTTAAGATTACAAAATACTTTGTTGTACTTCCAATCTCTTACGTTTCGCATTTGTTctctttaaaaaactaaatccctcaaaataaacttggatgcattttgttttaaaaaaatgttttccatGGGCATCCTACGTGAAACGAAATTAGATGGAAATTAAATATAGACATTTCTAGTTCCAAACCCAGCTCTTAATAATAGACGTTTGTTTCTATTTTAGTACGGTAACATTTTTATTACAGACTATTCAATGTCAAATAAAAATCCATGTgtcattataatttaatgaagatagtaaataaatttaataaatattttgttcttaaaaaatataatggtaTTGtatgaaaaaggaaagaagaacaaaaaaagagataaaatacaCTATGAGATCTAAATCCATGTATTTTCGGGTACAccctagttttatttatttgtttatttaaagtAGTAGTTAACTATAAACCTTCTGCAGAAAAAAAGACTATAAACCTTCTCacctaaaaaataatctaatttttatttaaagtagtaattaacaagaaaaaattaatacacaCGAATGCTTGTGTAGTGGTACAAAAGTAGAAATGAGAATaagattatataaattatttaatgaagtATTTATTCGATGAAGTTTTATTCACAAATTTATCAATGATCATGTCAAATTTTAGATACATTggacatttttaattatataatcttGTAATCaccatttattcatatttttttaagaaatatattatttggtaaattaaatttatttagtgAAGCACTACgtagttttaaaatttcataaaaaaatgataatgttaATATATTCAATAAGAACTTTTAGTTTAATGGTTAAATTcataaaagtttatatatagaaaaagttattgaaaaaCCAAGAGTTACCCCCTCTTTTGAGTAACTTGATCCATTGTTATATTAAGTGActctaagaaaactatttactcatttcaataactttttctatatattaatttttattaatttaatcattcaatatttaaattaattaaatgataattcaCACTTTTTTCTAATTAGGCATTTCTAATTGTGTAGttttataacaaatatttagttatatttaaaaaaaatatatcagtgTGAAATACATgtaaattttagaaataattaattttgtcttgAGTAATCACCTTTAAtaagattttcattttcaatcaaattGTTTTCGTCTACAAGATTTAAACGTGACATCTTCCTCGAAGAATTTGAACTAATTCCAATTAAGAATGACATTTGACAAGATTTAAATAGTGTATTATAGGACCCATTTTTATACTATgtgtttatttatcttttaaaacatttaactCACTCTCAAACCtacacaataattattttagtccttatctATGTATTCTCTCtgtacttatatatcaatatcaCATTATTACCCCCAATTTAATGATGGATAgagttaattaataaataaataatattaattaaattttttaccacgaagtaaattataatttgacTCTTAGataattcaaacaaattaaaaattcactCTTATACAGTATAAACATAACATTAAAACACAATGAAACAGGCAAACACAACCAACCTTTAGTCGTTCTTACTTAATTCATAATTAAACAACATCACAACTATAATAATTAAGTATCTAACATAATcattatattatatgaaaaagTGGGTTTCATCAAATTTAGAGCATTATATAGGTACAAACAATACAAATCTGCACTATACACCTGAGTGCATAAACAATACAAATATACATTGTACACTTGAAGACATAAACACTGCATTAATACTACAAATACTATAGATTTCGAGCATTAAAATTGCCAACACTtcctaaactaaaataaatgacTCTTTACAATatcagaaattaaaatcaaactttgaagagaaaaaaaacagattaaaaaaatcaacgaTTGAATGAAAATCATTGTATTTAAAATACTACCTTCTAAATATTGaacattgtttttaaaataagcataaaacatgatttctttttgctacattgatgtgtttttttagattttttccaTAGATTTCCCAGTCAAATATTGTCTTTTTGGACGCATTGTTTTACAATGTATTATGGATTTGATGTTATATTGTTGctttactttatatttttaagtcatgatgataatttcttaaaaaaatggagTTAAGATAATTTAGtaagatattattattgtgaTTGTGAAATTATGttcaaattgtttattttaatttatatatttagtacGTCAACTTattgagaaatttatttattatttttaatttttgttgggtTAATCCAACCCATTACATTGTTTAATTGGACTAAAATTTTCAATccattattaaaacaaattcaatCCAATCAAACTTATTTTCAATAAGTTAAAGGCATGTTTACCAAGTATGGCTTGAGAGAGAGCTAACTTGGCAAGAGCTTCTTACATCTTGTTTGTTGAAGTAGCAAAAACTTTAGAATGCAAAGGATCAGCTATAAGTTTGATGGATGAAAACACCAAATTATTAGAGCATGCTGGGAGAAGTATCCTAAAGGAAGAAAGTGAAAGGGAAAGAGAGTAAATCATATctttgttgttattttcaatgcATTTGTCCACTACATATGACAAGAATGAAAATCGTTTAGATATCCCAAATTCCAGGACTCCTAACCAACAACATGCAACTAATTCAGTCGTTACATTCCCTcattaactaattattttacctaagtaattataaattataactaagaAGAGATATAATCCTTCCACCATTTAGGCTTCTTACTGCTACGGGTTGGTTTAGAGGTAAGCCTTTTTcccccttctatttttattatgttttaatgttttaaaaaataagtttaattactcatttgacTCACGATTCCTAACTTTTTAATTCCAAagtcatttttttagtttatatagtttatattttaattttatttttagtcactatagtttgaaagtgatttttttattcgttataatttgtattttaattcttttttaatctctatagtttgaaagtgttatttttagaccctatagtttatattttaattctctttcagtccttatcataaaaaatatgattaatattatcaattacaaataactacaaaaatattaacagaTAATTCGTAACTACTTTATcgcaagataatttataataaaaaaatagttgataatttataactaatttgtaactaattatttttaaattttttataataaggattaaaaggtaattaaaatataaattatagggactaagaagatcactttcaaattattaggattaaaagataattaaaatataaaatataaagaccaaaaagatcacttttaaattataatgactaaaagaactaaaaagatATGAATAGTGAAATGATAGGaactaaatgaataatttaacctaaaaaataaatcataacaaaaaataacttaataaataacaaagatgtattgtaaataaaaaaagtttgatttttatttattaataatttaactaatttttaagaAGAGGCAATttataaagaaagataaatttaataatgaattaaaacaaaattaaagattcAAGGTGTGTAtttataaaagagaaataatttaataattaattgaatcaaaattaaaatttaaagtaccctatttataaaataaatacactttactttaaatttaaattaaaattaaactacaattaaagtagaagattttttttcagaaattaagtaatatatatatatatatatccatattttaattcaatattttttcattaaattagtttatgggttctttactttctttttatatttgattttgtcttttatttttttgattcaatttgatcatttaatatttaaaatatttttggtttgatcttaatctcttaattaatttgagtagtcaatatatattttataatgatttaaaattgctgttaagtgattttaattaatacaataacacaatatgattttttaacataattgatttaatttaaataataaaattaaattgaatggattttgaaaattaaaaaattagattgaatctaaaaaaaatatcgaAATAAATCAAACCTGTAAAGAATAAATTAGAACGACCAATCCactaatttaacctattttattttttaagacaaaACATAGAGTGACGTTACGGTACGAACCAGAGGCGGGTTATTGCGGAAGATATTTTCCTCCTATTTTGCAACATCGGAAGCCAAACCACAGTAATGGCAGAGAAACACTCTCTTCAGTTtgtatgttgaaaaaaattAGCAGAGAAGCCCGTAGCGCGACGTCGTTTCTGGAATGGTTCAAGGGCGGTTCTCAGAGCGCGCTCGCTTATAACTTAAGTGTTTAATTTAAAACACTTAACTGAGAAATCGAAGATTGAAACCCTAATTTGCTGAATCTACACCGAGGCGATACAAACCGCATGATCATTAAACGTTCTGAAGATTGAAAAATGGTATGAGACTAAATTTGAGGTTCTATGCATCCTGGTAGCTACTTGAATTCGCAGCGTTGAATTATTAGTTATGATAAAATGGCTTTGGTTTTGCATTTTCAGTTCTCAATTGCAGCTATCAATGACACTGACTCGAAAAGTCAGTGGGAACCCCTAGCTCCCACGAAAGAAGCACAGGCACGTTTCTCTCTCTATTTCACCCTCTTCTATGATAAATGATGATGTTAAGCACTTCTGATAGCTTTGCTTAGGGTACAAAGATTAGGACTCTTGATACTCTTAATAGCTCTGTTAATTCATATATGTATGTGctattgattctttttttttttttttttaaatcttaattcaaaTGCTACATTACCATTATTGGTTccacataatttttcttttcttttcttttctgttatTTCAGGAATTTCATCTTTCCCAAACTTATCATGAAGGACTTCTCAAGTTACAAGCAAAAGAGTATGAGAAGGCTCGCGAGCTCTTAGAATCTGTCCTTAAAGATCCTCTTATTGCTAATGCTCAGGTTTTGGTTTTTGCATAACGCACAATTTGCTCAATCTGTTAATGTCATTTTGGATTGGTGGTATGATGTGTTTTCTGTTATCAGGTGGATAGTAGTGCCAGTGATGGTCATCTATTGCAACTCAGGTTTTGCTCTGCACTATACTACATTTTTTCTATCAAGTTGTCCACTGTTCTGTCATTGTTGTTTGCTCATAATCTCCCCTTTCAATTAAACAATTCTTGCACGACCAACTAAAAGCCCagaatgcataaaaaataacaagaaagtCTGTGTTAAAGTTTGCGCTAGTCTGATagagttattttaatattttacttcaGCCTTTGATCGGTACTGTGCTCGTGCAAGAATTTCTCCTTTCCAATTTCTAGTCTATTAAAGTAACATTTGACATGAATATATCACAATAAATTCCTTTCACCTCAAGTTTTAGGGCGCTTGATTCTTGTATCCTGATAAATCTGtcactattttgaattttcatgaAGCACATAACTGGTGAAGTTAGTTTTAAAACTACCCTTCTTTGTGGGTATGAGTAAAACAAAATGGATCTTAGTTTATTTGGTATCACGTAGGTAAAACCTATACACTTAGTTCATACTTGTTGCAGTTTTCATTCTTCTATCTGCACAAGTTGTCACTTTGCTGGCAATGCTTCTGATTCTAACTGGGTCAATTCAATATCAACTCAGCATTGTTGAGTGCTTTTGGTTTGGATACTAAGTTTTTGTGACAAGTGTTTTATCAGTTGACCGGTTGGATATGAAAGTTACTTTAATGTATTGTGAATGTGATATACactcaaatatatatatctatatcagTGTTTCTTAGTACTTACAGGCGTTTCTACAGATTTTTGGCATTGAAAAACCTTGCCGCTGTTTTTCTTCAGCAAGGCTCTACACATTATGAGAATGCTCTACGATGTTATCTTCAAGCTGTGGAGATTGATTCTAAAGATTCTGTTGTCTGGAACCGGCTGGGAACACTGTCATGCTTGATGGGCTCACTGAGTATTTCACGTTGGGCATTTGAGCAAGGACTCTCATGTAGCCCTAATAACTGTAAGCACCTAATACTCTTAGATCTTAAcaagtcattttattttaatggctACTTAATGGAGTGCTTCTCAGTATTTCTTGTATGTGAAATCCAGTTTTTTGTTGATCTCTTTGGGTTATCATTACCCTTCATGTACTACAGTTGGGTGTCTTTTGAATAAAAGTGAGGAATGATTTCTGCACTTTACAAAATGCACTTTGGACTGTAGAATTacttttggcatttttttttacctcattAAGCTACAAAAGTAAAATTTACATCTTGAGCAGTGTGAACTGCCATTCTGCCAGAAGTAATATTTTGTTGATTCTGGCTGAATGGGCATTCAGCAAGA encodes the following:
- the LOC100775451 gene encoding serine/threonine-protein kinase Aurora-1 isoform X2 — its product is MAIATETQPQQHKDSSEVSGSAAEQRRWTLNDFDIGKPLGRGKFGHVYLAREKTSNHIVALKVLFKSQLQQSQVVHQLRREVEIQSHLRHPHILRLYGYFYDQKRVYLILEYAPKGELYKELQKCKYFSERRAATYVASLARALIYCHGKHVIHRDIKPENLLIGSQGELKIADFGWSVHTFNRRRTMCGTLDYLPPEMVESVEHDASVDIWSLGVLCYEFLYGVPPFEAKEHSDTYRRIIQVDLKFPPKPIVSSAAKDLISQMLVKDSSQRLPLHKLLEHPWIVQNAEPSGVYRS
- the LOC100775451 gene encoding serine/threonine-protein kinase Aurora-1 isoform X1 — its product is MAIATETQPQQHKDSSEVSGSAAEQRRWTLNDFDIGKPLGRGKFGHVYLAREKTSNHIVALKVLFKSQLQQSQVVHQLRREVEIQSHLRHPHILRLYGYFYDQKRVYLILEYAPKGELYKELQKCKYFSERRAATYVASLARALIYCHGKHVIHRDIKPENLLIGSQGELKIADFGWSVHTFNRRRTMCGTLDYLPPEMVESVEHDASVDIWSLGVLCYEFLYGVPPFEAKEHSDTYRRIIQVDLKFPPKPIVSSAAKDLISQQMLVKDSSQRLPLHKLLEHPWIVQNAEPSGVYRS